In one Denitratisoma sp. genomic region, the following are encoded:
- a CDS encoding helix-turn-helix domain-containing protein produces MAALLTTESIAPDERVEWWHERATELFGAQYRIEPDRQAPFNMELSLEYAEPLVLFKGQGSAHRAERRSDSDGNAKVVVHLQIEGHCTVRAEGREALLKPGDMTLHRVSKSNDLHFHDDYRQICAVLPEASLESEFKDWSRLAGAAIPTDSGTAAVLADHLRSLAGHSEVLVQPGANELTSFTIGLVRATLQTLKGGEAGMSLGLRAYHLGRVKRFALAHLHLPSLDVDYIAAGVGLSPRYVHRLFEDEPQPLMRWIMKERLERAYAQLKGNPRQSVSNVAYAWGFSDHAHFTRSFRKQFGLSPREVRPSDTRPAEQ; encoded by the coding sequence ATGGCGGCGTTGCTGACGACGGAATCGATCGCGCCCGACGAGCGCGTGGAATGGTGGCACGAGCGCGCCACCGAGCTGTTCGGCGCCCAGTACCGGATCGAGCCCGACCGGCAGGCGCCGTTCAACATGGAGCTGTCCCTCGAGTACGCCGAACCGCTGGTCTTGTTCAAGGGACAGGGCAGCGCACATCGTGCAGAACGTCGCAGCGACAGCGACGGCAACGCCAAGGTCGTCGTCCATCTCCAGATCGAAGGCCACTGCACCGTCCGCGCGGAAGGGCGCGAGGCCCTGCTCAAGCCGGGGGACATGACCCTGCACCGGGTCAGCAAATCGAACGACCTGCACTTCCACGACGATTACCGGCAGATTTGTGCCGTGCTGCCCGAAGCGTCGCTCGAATCCGAATTCAAGGACTGGTCGCGCCTTGCCGGAGCGGCCATTCCCACGGATTCGGGGACCGCGGCGGTGCTCGCCGACCACCTGCGTTCCCTCGCCGGCCACTCCGAGGTGCTCGTCCAGCCCGGCGCCAACGAACTGACTTCCTTCACCATCGGCCTGGTCCGCGCCACCCTGCAAACCCTGAAGGGCGGCGAAGCCGGCATGTCCCTTGGCCTCAGGGCCTACCATCTGGGACGCGTCAAACGTTTTGCCCTGGCCCACCTGCACCTGCCGTCGCTCGACGTGGATTACATTGCCGCCGGCGTCGGCTTGTCGCCTCGCTACGTGCACCGCCTCTTCGAGGACGAGCCACAGCCGCTCATGCGCTGGATCATGAAGGAGCGCTTGGAGCGCGCCTACGCCCAACTCAAGGGAAATCCGCGCCAGTCCGTTTCCAACGTCGCCTACGCCTGGGGCTTCAGCGACCACGCCCATTTCACCCGCAGCTTCCGCAAGCAGTTCGGCCTGTCTCCACGGGAAGTCCGGCCCTCCGACACCCGCCCTGCCGAGCAGTAG
- a CDS encoding NapC/NirT family cytochrome c, producing MVGKIRNALGRWCSGKASITVLLVGLGVGMLLFSTGSAALWWTNTESFCASSCHEMSHNANEHRDTIHDKNRTGVRATCSDCHVPKDPIPLYVRKMGAVNDLWGHFVTGSINTPEKFEAKRYELAKRVWTYMQDNDSRECRYCHNDKKMDPDRQSDKAKARHVKAQKEGLTCIDCHFGIAHQEPEGGPGPQELKQERLAKR from the coding sequence GTGGTAGGAAAGATCAGGAACGCACTCGGTCGCTGGTGCTCAGGCAAGGCCTCGATAACGGTGCTGCTCGTCGGCCTCGGTGTCGGCATGCTGCTGTTCAGCACCGGTTCGGCCGCCCTGTGGTGGACCAATACGGAGTCCTTCTGCGCCAGCTCGTGCCACGAGATGAGCCACAACGCCAACGAGCACCGCGACACCATCCACGACAAGAACCGCACCGGCGTGCGCGCCACCTGCAGCGACTGCCATGTGCCGAAGGATCCGATTCCGCTCTACGTGCGCAAGATGGGCGCGGTCAACGACCTCTGGGGCCACTTCGTCACCGGCTCGATCAATACGCCCGAAAAGTTCGAGGCCAAGCGCTACGAGCTGGCCAAGCGCGTATGGACCTACATGCAGGATAACGACTCGCGCGAGTGCCGTTACTGCCACAACGACAAGAAGATGGACCCGGATCGCCAGTCCGACAAGGCCAAGGCACGCCATGTGAAGGCACAAAAGGAAGGCCTGACCTGCATCGACTGCCACTTCGGCATCGCGCACCAGGAGCCGGAGGGCGGCCCCGGTCCGCAGGAATTGAAGCAAGAAAGACTGGCAAAAAGGTAA
- the ccmA gene encoding cytochrome c biogenesis heme-transporting ATPase CcmA, with protein MLEASNLECVRGEKSLFRGLSFRLEAGACLMVQGANGSGKTSLLRMLCGLSPPATGEIRWNGEPIRRLAEDYRGKLLYCGHAGAVKDELTALENARIGATLAGAPVDEEAARAALRQLGLKGREDLPARVLSAGQKRRVALTRLLLEKRRLWVLDEPLTALDKAAVANLCGVIDAHLAGGGMAVLTSHQDLPLAGRVEHLRLD; from the coding sequence ATGCTTGAAGCCAGCAACCTGGAGTGCGTACGCGGCGAGAAAAGCCTGTTTCGCGGCTTGTCGTTCCGCCTCGAGGCCGGCGCCTGCCTGATGGTGCAGGGCGCCAACGGCAGCGGCAAGACCAGCCTGCTGCGCATGCTCTGCGGCCTGTCGCCGCCGGCAACCGGCGAAATCCGCTGGAACGGCGAGCCGATCCGCAGGCTGGCGGAGGATTACCGCGGCAAACTGCTGTATTGCGGCCACGCCGGCGCGGTGAAGGACGAACTGACGGCGCTGGAGAACGCCCGCATCGGCGCCACGCTGGCCGGAGCGCCGGTCGACGAGGAGGCCGCCCGGGCCGCCTTGCGGCAACTGGGCCTGAAGGGCCGCGAGGACCTGCCGGCGCGCGTGCTCTCCGCCGGGCAGAAGCGGCGCGTGGCGCTCACCCGCCTGCTGCTGGAGAAACGCAGGCTGTGGGTGCTCGACGAGCCGCTCACGGCGCTGGACAAGGCGGCGGTGGCGAATTTGTGCGGCGTCATCGACGCGCACCTTGCCGGCGGCGGCATGGCGGTGCTGACCAGCCACCAGGACCTTCCGCTCGCCGGGCGGGTCGAGCATCTGCGGCTGGACTGA
- a CDS encoding DmsE family decaheme c-type cytochrome gives MNIKLRHPLVAALQAVVLAFGISAAAHAADKTDEKKAAPVDMVLKGDAKCTRCHDETEAYPVLSIGKTKHGVKADGRTPTCTSCHGESKAHEENPQGLKDRPKVDRNFKKGTTTPVEVQNEACMSCHQGGKRMHWAGSQHASGDVACTSCHQMHTQHDKVRDKKTQGEVCYTCHKEQRAQSFRASHHPIKEGKVGCADCHNPHGSTGPKLLQKNTVVETCYTCHAEKRGPFLWEHPPASDNCLNCHTPHGSNHNSLLKTKPPYLCQQCHDFTHHPSTAYSGRGLPISEGGVAPAQQQLLRACLNCHTQVHGTNHPSGARYTR, from the coding sequence ATGAACATAAAGCTGCGACATCCGCTCGTCGCCGCACTCCAGGCCGTGGTCCTGGCGTTCGGCATTTCAGCGGCCGCCCACGCTGCGGACAAGACGGACGAGAAGAAAGCCGCGCCCGTTGACATGGTTCTCAAGGGCGATGCCAAGTGCACGCGCTGCCATGACGAGACCGAAGCCTATCCGGTACTGTCGATCGGCAAGACCAAGCATGGGGTCAAGGCCGACGGACGCACGCCGACCTGCACCAGCTGCCACGGCGAGAGCAAGGCCCACGAGGAAAACCCGCAGGGACTGAAGGATCGACCCAAGGTCGACCGCAACTTCAAGAAGGGCACGACCACACCTGTCGAAGTCCAGAACGAGGCCTGCATGAGCTGCCACCAGGGCGGCAAGCGCATGCACTGGGCGGGCAGCCAGCACGCCAGCGGCGACGTCGCCTGCACCTCCTGCCACCAGATGCACACCCAGCACGACAAGGTGCGCGACAAGAAGACCCAGGGCGAAGTCTGCTACACCTGCCACAAGGAGCAGCGCGCCCAGTCCTTCCGCGCCTCGCACCATCCGATCAAGGAAGGCAAGGTCGGTTGCGCCGACTGCCACAACCCGCACGGCTCGACCGGCCCGAAGCTGCTGCAGAAGAACACCGTGGTCGAGACCTGCTACACCTGCCACGCCGAGAAGCGCGGCCCCTTCCTGTGGGAGCACCCGCCGGCCAGCGACAACTGCCTCAACTGCCACACGCCGCACGGCTCCAACCACAACTCGCTGCTGAAGACGAAGCCGCCCTACCTGTGCCAGCAGTGCCACGACTTCACGCACCATCCGAGCACTGCCTACAGCGGGCGCGGCCTGCCGATCAGCGAGGGCGGCGTCGCGCCGGCCCAGCAGCAGTTGCTGCGGGCCTGCCTGAACTGCCACACCCAGGTCCACGGGACGAACCATCCGTCCGGTGCGCGCTACACCCGCTAA
- a CDS encoding MtrB/PioB family decaheme-associated outer membrane protein: MTRNIEKRFARNVLAVSIAAIGMNAGMNAAWADEGEEEVRRLIRPDSEIELGVGHLSSDGNNKFGDFTGLDHTGTNLIGNVRVTRRGENDPGYLEIDARNLGLDSRSIKVEGGQQGNFGLRFEYDQLPKLFSDSYQTPFVNPGDNRLVLPAGWVASNTTPGMARLNSSMRSFDVETMRKSIGLGLTKLLPAGWDVSVNFKREKKDGNRFIGAVIGNSGGNPRAAILPEPVDYTTDQFEAIARYTTPKLQLQFGYYGSFFRNDNAALAWQNPYANAAGTTWGNAAVGYAGGGFGQIGLPPDNQFHQIHASGGYNYSKDTRIAGNLSFGRMTQDDTFLPYSVNPALAIGTPMPRSSLNGKINTTHADLKLTSKLMPKLHFTAAYRYDDRDNNTPQAQYWYIGGDSQTQAAAGTSKVRTNLPGSSTKQQAHAELDYKLAAHTKLKLGYEYDWVKKTYEAIDWEREHTVKAGVDHRFNEMASAGVSYAYSDRNTSNYNAGSPFLASYTSAAYIATLPVNQRWDNVPTQKKFFLAPRKRDKLRAHANVSPNERLDLQFGVDYNDDNYHDSELGLRHAKGWAANIDANLQATDAVTGHAFASFENYGSDQRSVQLAADRTQYTDPARRWTADISDQTLTVGLGFRVKPGGRYEFGGDFSHSHSNGEIKVTTSGTAAVPAAMPLPDVTSRLNRVDLFGRYWVKKDVSVNVKYIYERFRSKDWAYDNVLTNSMANVIGTNQESPDYRVHFIGVSASYRFQ; encoded by the coding sequence ATGACACGTAATATCGAAAAGCGTTTCGCGCGCAATGTCCTGGCCGTCTCCATCGCGGCCATCGGAATGAATGCCGGAATGAATGCCGCCTGGGCTGACGAGGGCGAGGAAGAGGTACGCCGCCTGATCCGCCCGGACAGCGAAATCGAGCTGGGCGTCGGCCACCTTTCCTCCGACGGCAACAACAAGTTCGGCGACTTCACCGGCCTCGACCACACCGGCACCAATCTGATCGGCAACGTCCGCGTCACCCGCCGCGGCGAGAACGATCCCGGCTATCTTGAAATCGATGCACGCAATCTCGGCCTGGATTCGCGCAGCATCAAGGTCGAGGGCGGCCAGCAGGGCAACTTCGGCCTGCGCTTCGAGTACGACCAGCTGCCCAAGCTGTTCTCCGACAGCTACCAGACGCCTTTTGTAAACCCCGGCGATAACAGACTGGTCTTGCCGGCCGGCTGGGTCGCGTCGAACACGACACCGGGCATGGCCCGGCTCAACAGCAGCATGCGCTCCTTCGACGTCGAGACCATGCGCAAGTCGATCGGCCTCGGCCTGACCAAGCTGCTGCCGGCCGGCTGGGACGTCTCGGTCAATTTCAAGCGCGAGAAGAAAGACGGCAACCGTTTCATCGGCGCGGTCATCGGCAACTCCGGCGGCAACCCGCGCGCAGCGATCCTGCCCGAGCCGGTCGACTACACGACCGACCAGTTCGAGGCCATCGCCCGCTACACCACGCCCAAGCTGCAGCTGCAGTTCGGCTACTACGGCTCCTTCTTCCGGAACGACAACGCCGCCTTGGCCTGGCAGAACCCCTATGCCAATGCAGCAGGTACCACATGGGGCAATGCCGCAGTTGGCTATGCAGGAGGTGGGTTCGGACAGATCGGGCTGCCGCCGGACAACCAGTTCCACCAGATCCACGCCTCGGGCGGCTACAACTACAGCAAGGACACGCGCATCGCCGGCAACCTGAGCTTCGGCCGCATGACCCAGGACGACACTTTCCTGCCCTACTCGGTGAATCCGGCCCTGGCCATCGGCACGCCGATGCCGCGCTCCTCGCTCAACGGCAAGATCAACACCACCCACGCCGACCTCAAGCTCACCTCGAAGCTGATGCCGAAGTTGCACTTCACGGCGGCTTACCGCTACGACGACCGCGACAACAACACGCCGCAGGCGCAGTACTGGTACATCGGCGGCGATTCGCAGACCCAGGCCGCCGCCGGCACCAGCAAGGTTCGCACCAACCTGCCGGGCAGCAGCACCAAGCAGCAGGCCCATGCCGAGCTGGATTACAAGCTCGCCGCGCACACCAAGCTGAAGCTCGGCTACGAGTACGACTGGGTCAAGAAGACCTACGAGGCCATCGACTGGGAGCGTGAACACACGGTCAAAGCCGGCGTGGACCACCGCTTCAACGAGATGGCTTCGGCTGGCGTCAGCTACGCCTATTCCGACCGTAACACCTCCAACTACAACGCTGGCTCTCCTTTCCTTGCCAGCTATACCAGCGCCGCCTATATCGCCACACTCCCAGTAAACCAGCGCTGGGACAACGTGCCGACCCAGAAGAAATTCTTCCTGGCCCCGCGCAAACGCGACAAGCTGCGCGCCCACGCCAACGTCTCGCCAAACGAGCGCCTGGACCTGCAGTTCGGCGTCGACTACAACGACGACAACTATCACGACTCGGAGTTGGGCCTGAGGCACGCCAAGGGCTGGGCGGCCAACATCGACGCCAACCTGCAGGCCACCGACGCCGTCACCGGCCACGCCTTCGCCTCGTTCGAAAATTACGGGAGCGACCAGCGCTCGGTACAGCTGGCCGCCGACAGAACACAATATACGGACCCGGCGAGGCGCTGGACAGCCGATATCTCCGACCAGACCCTCACCGTCGGCCTCGGCTTCCGCGTCAAGCCGGGCGGACGCTACGAGTTCGGCGGCGACTTCTCGCACTCCCACTCGAACGGGGAAATCAAGGTCACAACGTCAGGTACAGCGGCCGTACCCGCTGCGATGCCCCTGCCGGACGTCACCTCCCGCCTCAACCGGGTAGACTTGTTCGGCCGCTACTGGGTGAAGAAGGACGTGTCGGTCAACGTGAAGTACATCTACGAGCGCTTCCGCTCCAAGGACTGGGCCTACGACAATGTGCTGACGAACAGCATGGCCAACGTGATCGGCACCAACCAGGAGAGTCCGGACTACAGGGTGCATTTCATCGGCGTATCCGCTTCCTACCGCTTCCAGTAA
- the ccmB gene encoding heme exporter protein CcmB, producing the protein MAEASLSSALAAVIRRDLLLALRRKSDVLTTLFFFVIVVSLFPLGIGPEMAMLRQIAPGVLWVAALLATMLSLPRLFAADHADGTLEQMALSAVPLGVLVTGKILAHWLLSGLPLALLAPVLGLQFDLPADALGVMVLALLIGTPVLSLIGAVGAGLTLGVRGGGVLVSLLVLPLYVPVLIFGAGAVESHIGGLGATAHLSLLAAFLALAAFFGPWATTVALRIALE; encoded by the coding sequence ATGGCCGAGGCGAGCCTTTCTTCCGCCCTCGCCGCCGTGATCCGGCGCGACCTGCTGCTCGCCCTGCGGCGCAAGTCGGATGTGCTGACGACGCTGTTCTTCTTCGTCATCGTCGTCAGCCTGTTCCCGCTCGGCATCGGGCCGGAGATGGCGATGCTGCGGCAGATCGCCCCCGGCGTGCTGTGGGTGGCGGCGCTGCTGGCGACCATGCTGTCGCTGCCGCGGCTGTTCGCGGCGGACCATGCCGACGGCACGCTGGAACAGATGGCGCTCTCCGCCGTGCCGCTCGGCGTGCTGGTGACGGGGAAGATCCTCGCCCACTGGCTGCTGTCGGGCCTGCCGCTGGCGCTGCTGGCGCCGGTGCTGGGCCTGCAGTTCGACCTGCCCGCCGACGCGCTCGGCGTGATGGTGTTGGCGCTGCTGATCGGCACGCCGGTGCTGTCGCTGATCGGCGCCGTAGGGGCGGGACTGACTTTGGGCGTGCGCGGCGGCGGCGTGCTGGTGTCGCTGCTGGTGCTGCCGCTCTACGTGCCGGTGCTGATCTTCGGCGCCGGCGCGGTGGAATCGCACATCGGCGGGCTGGGCGCGACGGCGCACCTGTCGCTGCTGGCGGCCTTCCTGGCGCTGGCGGCGTTTTTCGGACCGTGGGCAACGACGGTGGCTTTGAGAATCGCACTGGAATGA
- a CDS encoding U32 family peptidase — translation MKLALGPLLYYWPRQQVFDFYEAIASAPVDIVYLGETVCARRHELRVQDWADIAKKLVAAGKQAVLGTQTLIESESDLKTLRRVIDETGYLTEANDMGAVRLLSAEKRPFVAGPFLNIFNSATLGLMAKLGATRWVMPVEMSAEALRDLQANRPAGLETEVFAYGRLPLAFSARCFTARHFNLQKDDCQFKCLEFPDGLLIKTREGEEFLTLNGIQTQSSKVYSLIGEVGALRELGVDVLRISPQSSHTAELIDIFRARLTGTLDVPAARSRMAALEVAAPCNGFWYGKPGLDLIAA, via the coding sequence ATGAAACTAGCTCTCGGCCCCCTGCTGTACTACTGGCCGCGCCAGCAGGTCTTCGATTTCTACGAGGCCATCGCGAGCGCTCCGGTCGACATCGTCTACCTCGGCGAGACAGTCTGCGCCCGCCGCCACGAACTGCGCGTGCAGGACTGGGCCGACATCGCGAAAAAACTCGTCGCCGCCGGCAAGCAGGCCGTCCTCGGCACGCAGACGCTGATCGAGTCCGAGTCCGACCTGAAGACCCTGCGCCGCGTCATCGACGAAACCGGCTACCTCACCGAAGCCAACGACATGGGCGCCGTGCGCCTGCTGTCGGCCGAAAAGCGACCCTTCGTCGCCGGCCCCTTCCTCAATATCTTCAACAGCGCCACGCTGGGCCTGATGGCGAAACTGGGCGCCACGCGCTGGGTGATGCCGGTGGAAATGTCGGCCGAGGCCCTGCGCGACCTGCAGGCGAACCGTCCCGCCGGCCTGGAAACCGAGGTGTTCGCCTACGGCCGCCTGCCGCTGGCCTTCTCGGCACGCTGCTTCACCGCCCGCCACTTCAACCTGCAGAAGGACGACTGCCAGTTCAAGTGCCTGGAGTTCCCCGACGGCCTGCTCATCAAGACGCGCGAGGGCGAAGAGTTCCTCACGCTGAACGGCATCCAGACGCAGTCATCGAAGGTGTACAGCCTGATCGGCGAAGTAGGCGCCCTGCGTGAGCTGGGCGTCGATGTGCTGCGCATCAGCCCGCAGTCGAGCCACACCGCCGAGCTGATCGACATCTTCCGCGCCCGCCTCACCGGCACGCTCGACGTGCCGGCGGCGCGCAGCCGCATGGCCGCGCTGGAAGTGGCGGCGCCCTGCAACGGCTTCTGGTACGGCAAACCCGGTCTCGACCTGATCGCCGCTTGA
- a CDS encoding peptidase U32 family protein has protein sequence MLTGKPFELVCPAGALPALKAAVDNGADCVYTGLKDNTNARNFTGLNFDDAQLREGIRYAHDRRAKVLLALNTYPQTATWSRWTAAVDKAADFGVDAIILADPGLMEYAKTKHPQLRLHLSVQGSATSYEAINFYHEQFGIQRAVLPRVLAMAQVEHVVKSTPVEIEVFGFGGLCVMVEGRCALSAYVTGDSPNTVGVCSPGKAVRYEQTERGMETRLNGVLIDRFAEGEKTGYPTLCKGRFEVNDETYYAIEEPTSLNTIELLPKLMEIGVKAVKIEGRQRSPAYVAQVTKVWREAIDSALRNRQGYAVRDAWMAELNKVSEGNMHTLGAYYRPWK, from the coding sequence ATGCTCACCGGCAAACCCTTCGAACTCGTCTGCCCGGCCGGCGCCCTGCCCGCCCTGAAAGCCGCCGTGGACAACGGCGCCGACTGCGTCTACACCGGCCTCAAGGACAACACCAACGCGCGCAACTTCACGGGACTGAATTTCGACGACGCGCAATTGCGCGAGGGCATCCGCTACGCCCACGACCGCCGCGCCAAGGTGCTGCTGGCGTTGAACACCTACCCGCAGACCGCCACCTGGTCCCGCTGGACCGCCGCCGTCGACAAGGCCGCCGACTTCGGCGTCGACGCCATCATCCTCGCCGACCCCGGCCTGATGGAATACGCGAAGACGAAGCATCCGCAATTGCGCCTGCACCTCTCCGTGCAGGGATCGGCCACCAGCTACGAGGCGATCAATTTCTATCACGAGCAGTTCGGCATCCAGCGCGCCGTGCTGCCGCGCGTGCTGGCGATGGCCCAGGTCGAGCATGTGGTGAAGAGCACGCCCGTCGAGATCGAGGTGTTCGGCTTCGGCGGCCTCTGCGTCATGGTGGAAGGCCGCTGCGCGCTGTCCGCCTACGTCACCGGCGACTCGCCCAACACCGTCGGCGTCTGCTCGCCGGGCAAGGCGGTGCGCTACGAGCAGACCGAGCGCGGCATGGAGACGCGCCTCAACGGCGTGCTCATCGACCGCTTCGCCGAGGGCGAGAAGACAGGCTACCCGACGCTGTGCAAGGGCCGCTTCGAGGTAAACGACGAGACCTACTACGCCATCGAGGAGCCGACCAGCCTCAACACCATCGAGCTGCTGCCGAAGCTGATGGAGATCGGCGTCAAGGCCGTCAAGATCGAGGGCCGCCAGCGCAGCCCCGCTTACGTCGCGCAGGTGACGAAAGTGTGGCGCGAGGCGATCGACTCGGCGCTGCGCAACCGCCAGGGCTACGCCGTGCGGGACGCCTGGATGGCGGAGTTGAACAAGGTCTCTGAAGGCAACATGCACACCTTGGGCGCCTACTACCGGCCCTGGAAATGA
- a CDS encoding c-type cytochrome yields MKKLSLIFSVALLSTPVLAADVDADAAKAMLKKNDCFKCHAMDKKKDGPAYKKVAEKHKGKADAEEKLFKHVTTSPMVEIDGKKEEHKAIKGSEADIRNTLRWILSL; encoded by the coding sequence ATGAAAAAACTGAGCCTGATTTTCTCGGTAGCCCTTCTGTCCACCCCGGTGCTTGCCGCCGATGTGGATGCCGACGCCGCCAAGGCAATGCTGAAAAAGAACGACTGCTTCAAGTGCCACGCCATGGACAAGAAGAAGGACGGCCCCGCCTACAAGAAGGTGGCCGAAAAACACAAGGGCAAGGCCGACGCCGAGGAAAAGCTGTTCAAGCACGTGACGACCAGCCCGATGGTCGAGATCGACGGCAAGAAGGAAGAGCACAAGGCCATCAAGGGCAGTGAAGCGGATATCCGCAACACGCTGCGCTGGATCCTGTCGCTCTGA
- a CDS encoding SCP2 sterol-binding domain-containing protein — MTPLDKIRAVFKGGLKLPQFELPKPIGAINARLPQLPPTLGLTTALNLALDRILPRATLEPLTGKLVCLRVTDGGLTLNFTLTEKGFRPAVSSAKPDLMISAKARDFIALALREEDPDTLFFSRRLLMEGDTDLGLLVKNTLDAIDWPRLDPDSLHPARLLALLRLRLGPSGR; from the coding sequence ATGACTCCACTCGACAAAATCCGCGCCGTTTTCAAGGGCGGCTTGAAGTTGCCGCAGTTCGAACTGCCCAAGCCGATCGGCGCAATCAACGCCCGCCTGCCGCAGCTGCCGCCCACACTGGGGCTGACCACGGCGCTAAACCTTGCCCTAGACCGCATCCTGCCGCGCGCGACCCTCGAGCCGCTGACCGGCAAGCTGGTCTGCCTGCGCGTCACCGACGGCGGCTTGACCCTGAATTTCACCTTGACCGAAAAGGGATTTCGCCCAGCCGTCAGCAGCGCCAAGCCGGATTTGATGATCTCCGCCAAGGCGCGCGACTTCATTGCCCTCGCCCTGCGGGAGGAGGACCCCGACACCCTGTTCTTCAGCCGCCGCCTGCTCATGGAAGGCGATACCGACCTCGGCCTGCTGGTGAAGAACACGCTGGACGCCATCGACTGGCCGCGCCTCGACCCCGATTCTCTGCACCCCGCCCGCCTGCTGGCCCTGCTCAGGCTGCGACTGGGGCCGTCCGGCAGATAA
- a CDS encoding methyl-accepting chemotaxis protein: MFALIRRTGVGFRLWLLLGVLVGFWVIGFTLGMYGMARIEDSLKTVFEDDTAPAADLARILELRSDNAAQLLLAFQHNPAHGYAKLHDHPVSEHLDRIDANVQEIDRLWKKFVSHGLDGEEKQLADEFERSRAEFVGGALLPAAKAVRGGDYSDANIASFLKAARGPGKEMLDKLRALFDQQVKMAGEEYADARSSQALVRNLALVGMACALGIGLFLAFIIVRSVALPLAELRKTMLEIADQGDLTRRAGTDGNDEVAQTATGFNTLVESLQRAVNNVRGSAEQLTTAATHLVTNSDEVARASAEQSDTASGMAASVEQMTVSITHISDGAKDANAISQKAGDDARQGGEVIGQAAGEMEQLALTVNKAARTIEQLGVQSDQISAIVQVIKDVADQTNLLALNAAIEAARAGEQGRGFAVVADEVRKLAERTGSSAGEITRMVEAIQNNARQAVAEMETSVERVNEGARLSQEAGQSVTQIKEGAAHVVAVVNDISSALVEQSSAATDIAQRVERIAQMSETNSSAASEAAGEARKVEELAVGLRNSVSRFRC; the protein is encoded by the coding sequence ATGTTTGCGCTGATTCGCAGGACGGGCGTGGGTTTCCGGCTGTGGCTGCTGTTGGGCGTGCTGGTCGGTTTCTGGGTCATCGGGTTTACCCTGGGCATGTACGGCATGGCCCGCATCGAGGACAGCCTGAAGACGGTATTCGAGGATGACACGGCGCCTGCGGCCGATCTGGCACGGATTCTGGAACTGCGCAGCGACAACGCGGCACAACTGCTGCTCGCCTTCCAGCACAATCCGGCCCATGGCTATGCCAAGCTGCACGACCATCCGGTGAGCGAGCACCTCGATCGCATTGACGCGAACGTGCAGGAGATCGATCGCCTGTGGAAGAAGTTCGTGTCCCACGGCCTGGATGGCGAGGAGAAGCAGCTGGCGGACGAATTCGAACGGTCGCGCGCGGAATTTGTCGGCGGCGCCCTGCTGCCTGCAGCGAAGGCGGTGCGGGGCGGGGACTATTCGGATGCGAACATCGCGAGCTTCCTGAAAGCGGCGCGGGGGCCGGGCAAGGAGATGCTGGACAAGCTGCGAGCCCTGTTTGATCAGCAGGTAAAAATGGCCGGGGAGGAATATGCCGACGCACGCTCTTCGCAGGCGCTGGTGCGCAACCTTGCCCTGGTCGGCATGGCCTGCGCACTGGGCATCGGCTTGTTCCTCGCCTTCATCATCGTCCGTTCCGTCGCCCTGCCGCTGGCCGAACTGCGCAAGACCATGCTGGAGATCGCCGACCAGGGAGACCTGACGCGGCGCGCCGGAACCGACGGCAACGACGAGGTCGCCCAGACGGCGACCGGCTTCAACACCCTGGTGGAGTCGCTGCAGCGCGCGGTCAACAATGTGCGCGGCAGCGCCGAGCAGCTGACGACCGCCGCGACGCACCTGGTGACGAACTCGGACGAGGTGGCGCGTGCCTCCGCCGAGCAGAGCGACACCGCCTCCGGCATGGCCGCCTCGGTCGAGCAGATGACGGTCAGCATCACGCACATCTCGGACGGCGCCAAGGACGCCAACGCCATCTCGCAGAAGGCGGGCGACGATGCGCGCCAGGGCGGCGAAGTGATCGGCCAGGCGGCCGGCGAGATGGAGCAGCTGGCCCTGACGGTGAACAAGGCGGCGCGGACCATCGAGCAGCTCGGCGTGCAATCCGACCAGATCTCGGCCATCGTCCAGGTCATCAAGGATGTCGCCGATCAGACCAACCTGCTGGCGCTGAATGCCGCCATCGAGGCGGCGCGCGCCGGCGAGCAGGGACGCGGCTTCGCCGTGGTGGCCGACGAAGTGCGCAAGCTGGCCGAGCGCACCGGTTCCAGCGCCGGCGAGATCACGCGCATGGTCGAGGCGATCCAGAACAACGCCCGCCAGGCCGTCGCCGAAATGGAGACCTCGGTGGAGCGCGTGAACGAGGGCGCGCGCCTGTCGCAGGAAGCCGGTCAGTCGGTGACCCAGATCAAGGAGGGCGCCGCCCACGTCGTCGCGGTGGTCAATGATATTTCCAGCGCCCTCGTCGAGCAGAGTTCGGCCGCCACCGACATCGCCCAGCGCGTCGAGCGCATCGCCCAGATGTCGGAGACGAACAGCTCGGCCGCCAGCGAGGCGGCGGGCGAAGCCCGCAAGGTCGAGGAACTGGCGGTCGGCCTGCGCAACTCGGTGTCGCGCTTCCGCTGCTGA